CGCGCCATAACTTGCGCATGTTAAATTTTGATTTTCTGGATCATCACTTCCACTGACGTTACGGCGCATGATGTGGTAGGATGACAAATGACACCGACAACACCCCATCAGAAACAGCAGTCGAGCGCCGAAAATCGCCGCCAGCTGGAAGAGTCCGTCTCTCGCGCCATGGAGCGCTACAAGAGCGACTTCGAGGCCGTCCGCGCCAAGAGCGAGCGCCTGCGCATCGCCCGCGAAGCCCGCGACGATGCCAGCGCCCAGAAGGCGCCGGCCGATGCCGCCCCGGTCAAGAAGAAGCGTGCACGCAAGGCCTGAGTGAGGGCACGCTCTCCCGGCCGCCCGCTCCCGTGCGGTGCCGGCGCAGCGTCGCAACCGATACCCTGCCGACGTGCGAAGGGCGCAAGGTTGTCCCTCGCGCCCCGTCTCCATGAAGATCCGCTCAGGACCACCTCTTCGGCCCCCACCATGTGCGCTTGCGCGACCGCGTGAGCCTGGTTGCGCCCGTAACGGAGAAGTGCCTATGCCGCGGGCGCAGAGGCGCCCTCCGCCGCGGTCTCTTCCACCTCGCGCTTATGGGTCTGCCCCATCAGCACATATGCCGCTGGCACCACATAGAGAGTGAAGAGCGTGCCGATGGCGAGGCCGGTGGCGATGACGAGGCCCAGATTATAGCGGGACGCCGCGCCGGCGCCGGAGGCGAAGATTAGCGGCACCACGCCCAGCACCATGGCCGCCGTGGTCATCAGGATCGGCCGCAGCCGAAGCGTCGCGGCCGCCAGGATGGCCTCGCGCTTGGACTTGCCCTCCAATTGCAGTTCGTTCGCCACCTCCAGCATCAGGATGCCGTGCTTGCTGATGAGGCCCATCAAGGTGGTGAGGCCCACCTGCGTGTAGATGTTGATGCTCGCCCCGCCGATACCGAGGCTGATGAAGATCAGCGCTCCGGCCAGCGACATGGGCACGGAGAGCAGGATCACAACCGGGTCGCGGAAGCTGTTGAACAAGGCGGCCAGCGACAAGAAGATCACGATCAGGGCGAAGGCGAAGGTGGTGACGAAGCCGCCGCTCTCCTGCACGTATTGGCGTGAGGCGCCGCCAAAATCCAGCGTATAGCCCGGCGGCAGGGTGCGCTGGGCCAGATCCTTCAGCGCCGTGATGGCATCGCCCGTGGTGATGCCGGGCGCCACCACGCCGGCAATAGTGGCGGCATTGACCTGCTGGAAGTGGTTCAGCGATTCCGGCACCGTCTTGGTCTCGATCCGCGCCACCGTGGAGAGGGGAACCATGGTGCCGTCCGAGGTGCGGATATAATAATCAAGCACCTGATCCGTATTGAGGCGCGCCTCCTGCTGCACCTGGGGGATGACCTTGTAGGACCGCCCATCCAGGCTGAAATAATTCACATATCCGCCCCCCATGAGAGACGACAGCGCCCCGCCCACGTCACTCATGGACAATCCGAGCAGCGAGGTCTTCTCGCGGTCGATGACGATGGACGCCTGCGGCTGGTCGATCTTCAGATCATTGTTGAGGAAGATGAACAGCCCGGTGTCGAGGGCATCCTGGAGGAACTTGGCCGCCACCGCATTCAGCTTGTCGAAGCCGTCGGAGGTGCCGATGACGATCTGCATGGGCAGGCCGTTGGAGCCCGGCAGCGGGGAGGTCTGGAAGGCGACGATCTTCTGCCCCGCCACCTGGTTCAGCTCCTGCTGGATCATGGGCTGGAGCTGCTTGGTGGTGGCCTTGCGTTCGTCCCAGGGCTTCAGCACCCAGCCGGCGATGCTGGTGCTCGGCGCCTCCACCTGGAACACCGTCTCGGTCTCCGGGTGCTTGGCGAAGGTCTCATAGGTCGCCCTGTTGTAAAGCAGCTTCTGCTGCAGAGTCGCATTGGGCGCCGAGATGCTCTGGGCGAGGATGATCCCCTGGTCCTCTTCCGGCGCCAGCTCGCTCTGCGCCGTGCCATAGAGCCAATAGATGCTGGACAGCACCAGGCCCGCGAACACCGCGATGACCGGCAGATAATTCAGCGCGGAATCAAGCGAGCGGGAATAGGCGGCGGTCACCGCGCCCATCACCTTGTCCACCGCCAACACCATGCGCGATTCCAGGTCACCGCCCGCATGATCCACCGGCTTCAGCATGTGGGCCGACATCATCGGCGTAAGCGTCAGCGCCACAATGGCCGAGATGGTCACCGCCCCCACCAGCGTGAAGGCGAATTCGGTGAACAGCGCGCCGGTGAGCCCGCCCTGGAAGCCGATGGGCACATAGACGGCGATCAGCACCACCGTCATGGCGATGATGGGATTGGCCAGTTGCCGCGCCGCCGCGAACGCCGCCGCACGGGCGCTCATACCCTCCTCCATGTGGTGGTTGACGCTCTCCACCACGATGATGGCGTCATCCACCACCAGCCCGATGGCCAGCACCAAGGCGAGCAAGGTCAACAGGTTGATGCTGAAGCCGAAGGCCAGCATCATCAGGAAGGTGCCGATCAGCGACAGCGGGATGGCGATGACCGGGATCAGCACCGAGCGCCAGGACCCCAGGAACGCGAACACCACCAGCGTGACGATGGCCAGCGCCTCCACGAGGGTGTGGATCACCTCCTCGATGGAGGAATTCACGAAGGCCGAGGCATCATAGATGACGCCCATGGTCAGACCGGTGGGCAGCTGCGCCTCGATGCCCGGCAGCGCCGCCCGCACGCCGGCAATCACGTCCAGCAGGTTGGCGGAGGGGGCGATCTGGATGCCGATGTAAACGGACTCGCGGCCGCTGAACATGGTGGCCGAATCGTAGTCGTCTGACCCCAGGGTGACGTTGGCCACGTCCTTCAGCCGCACCACCGCGCCGTTCGCCTGCTTGACGATGAGGTTCTTGAACTCATCCACATTGTGCAGGCTGGTGGAGGCGGTGAGATTCACCTGCACCATCTGGCCCTTGGTGTTGCCGAGGCTGGCGATATAGTCGTTGTTGCTGAGCGCGGTGGAGACCTCGGAGGCGGTGACGCCATAGGCCGCGAGGCGGATGGGATCGAGCCAGGCGCGCATGGCGAAGGTCTTGCTGCCGAGCAACTCAGCCGTCTGCACGCCGGTCACGGCCTGCAGCTTGGGCTGCACCACGCGAATGAGGTAGTCGGTGATCTGGTTGGCAGCGATCGCATCGCTGCGGAAGCCAATATACATGGAATCGATGGTCTGCCCGACCTTCACGGTCAGCACCGGCTGCTGCGTGCCGGAGGGCAATTGGTTCAGCACCGAATTGACCTTGGTGTTGATCTCGGTCAGCGCCTTGCCGGTATCGTAGTTGAGCCGGAGGTTGACCGTGATGGTGCTGGTGCCGGTGGTGCTGGTGGAGGTCATGTAGTCAATGCCGTTCGCCTGGGCGATGGCATTTTCCAGCGGGGTCGTGATGAAGCCGGCCACCACGTCGGGATCTGCGCCGGGATAGGTCGTCGACACGGTGACGATGGCGTTCTGGGTGCGCGGATATTGCAGGATCGGCATGGAGCTCATGGCCCTGAGGCCGAGCACCAGGATGAGGAGGCTGACGACAATCGACAGCACGGGCCGGCGGATGAAGATATCGGTGAAGGATGACATGGCTGCCTCCGCTCACTTGTCGATGATGGAGGGTGAGGGATTGTCGGTGGGCAGCACAGTGTTGTTGATCTTCACCTGCGATCCGTTGTGCAGCTTCATCTGCCCGGCCACCACCACTTCGTCCCCAGCGGCAAGGCCGGAGGTGACGGCGATCTGATCGCCGCGCGTTTCGCCGGTCTTCACGAACACCTGGCGGACGGCAAGGCCCGTGGCCGAGCCCTCCTTCTTCTCCACCACGAAAGCGATGTCGCCATAGGGATTGGCGGTGATGGCGGTCTGAGGCACCGTCACGAGGGGGCTCGGCGAGCCGACCGACACTTCCACCGTGGCGAACATGCCGGGCACCAGCCGATGGTCATCGTTACGGAATTCAGCCCGCACCTGGACGTTGCGGGAGGTGGAATCCACCTTGGGGCTGATGGCCGTGATGGTGCCCTCGAAGGCCTGTCCCTGATAGGTGTCGACGCTCGCCTTCACGGTCTGGCCGGTGCGCACCTCGGCCAGCGCCTGCTGGGGCAGATAGAAGTCGATGAAGATGGGGTTCAGCGACTGGAGGGTGACCACCGCCGTGCCTGCGCTGACATATTGGCCGAGATCCACGGAACGGATACCGAGCCGGCCGGAAAAGGGCGCGGTCAGGGTCTTCTTGTCCACCACCGCCTGCTGCTCGGCCACCTGGGCGAGCGCCTTCTTCAGGTTGGCGGTGTCGCTGTCGATGGTGGCCTGGCTGACCGCGTGGATCTTCAACTGCTCCTGGTCACGGTTGAGGATGATGGCGCTCACATTTGCGGTCGCCTTCAGCGCCTCGAGGTTCGCCAGTTCCTGCTCGTTACGCAGTTGAAGCAGGACTTGGCCCTCCTTCACCTCGTCGCCTGACTTGAAATTGAGCGCGGCGACGATGCCGGAGCTTTCCAGCGAGAGGTCTGCGCCCGCCTCCGCCCGCACGCTGCCCACCGCCTTGATGGTATCTTGCCAGGGCGTGACCGCCGCGGGCATGGTGGCCACCGTCTGCGGGGGGTCCTTCAGCGAGGCCAGCGCCTGCTTAATCATGGTCGCCTTGAACGTCTGGAAGCCGTAAAGCCCGCCGAAAATCAGGCCGACGGCGACCAACATCAGGATCATCCGCTTCTTCATGTGTCGTCTCTCATCGCAGGTGCGAGCGGGCCGTGGGGCGCCGGCGGTTCAGTGATCCTGGAAGTAGCCCGCGTGGGTGCGGGGCGTTGACTGGGCGGTCTGGTCCACGCGGTTCCACCACCCCCCGCCCAGCGCCTGGAACAGGGCCGCCGTGTCGGAGAAGCGCAGCGCCTGCGCCTTCACGCGGGCGATGACCGCCTGCTGGTAGTTCTGCTCGGAGGTGAGCACCGAGGGATAGGTGACAGCGCCGGCCAGATACTGGGTGCGCGAGATCTTCACGCTCTCCTGCGCGGCCCGCTCATAGGCCAGTTGCGCCTTCAGCGTGTCGGCATCCGTCTGGATGGCGCGCAGCGCATCGGCCACGTCCTTGAAGGCGGAGATGACGGTGCTCTTATATTGCGCGAAAGCCTGCTCGCGGCTGGCGATGGCGGATTCCTTGTCGTGGAACAACGTGCCGCCGTCGAACACCGTCTGCGCAGCGCTGGCGGCGATGCTCCAGGCGGCGGTGCCGGGATTGAAGAGGCTGTCGGGGGTGAGGCCCGCGCGCCCATAGCTGCCTGAAAGCTGGATCTGCGGGAGCATGTTCGCCACATTCACGCCGACCGTGGCGGTGGCCTTGTGCAGACTCGCCTCCGCCGAAGCGATGTCCGGCCGCTGCCGCACCAGGGCCGAGGGCAGGCTCACAGGGAGGTCGCGGGGCAAGGTGAGGCTGGCGAGCGTCACATGCTCGCCACGATCCTCGCTGGGCAGGCGACCCAGATAGGCCATGAGCTGGTTGCGCTGCTGGGCCAGTTGCTTCTGCAGCGGCGGCAAGGTGGCCTGCGTCTGGGCGAGATTGGACTGCTGGGAGAGCACGTCGGACTGCGTCACCGCGCCCAGCTCGAACTGGCGCTTGACCAGCGTCAGCTGTTCCTCCTCGGACTTGATGATGTCGTTGGTGGCATCGATCTGCGCCCGCAGGGACGCATCGGTTATGGCCGCGGTCACCACATTGGCGGTGAGGCTGAGATAGGTAGCTTCCAGCTGGTAGCGCTGATACTCGGCCTGCGCCTGCAAGGCCTCCACCTGGCGGCGGGTGCCCCCCCAAGCGTCGAGCGCATAGGTGACGCTGACCGAGGCGTTGTAGAGATTGTAGGGGCTGGTATTGCCGCTCTCGCCCTGGCTCGCGAGGGAGGAGACCTGACGGCTCGGGCTGCCGCTGGCCGAGACCTGGGGAAAGAGGGCCCCCTCCTCCGCCAGCGCATTCTCCCGCGCCGCGCGCAAGGCCGCCTGGGCGGCCGCGATGTCCGGGTGGTTGCGGACGGCCTCTTCCACGAAGGCGTTGATCTGCTTGTTGCGGAACACCCTCCACCATTCGCCGGGCAGGTCGCGGCCCTGTTGGAACGCCTGACTGGCACCACCATGCACGTCCGCCGAGGCGGTGGCCTGGGGCGGACCACCGGGGAGATAGCCGTTCACCCGCGGCGCGTCGGGAGCCACGAAGTCGGGGCCCACCATGCACCCGCTCAAGAGGAGCAGCGTGGAAAGCATGAGACCGCCCCTCAGCCAGGAGGGCCCCAAAGAGAGCGGGCGGTGATGGCAGTGAATCGATGGCACTGGCGGCATCCAATCTGAACCGAACCGTACAGTTCAGCCATTGGTTAAGCTGCGCCATTGAAGGAGTCAAGATGGACCGAACTGTTCAGTTTTGATAAAGATCGCCCCATGAGTGACCTCGACCCGACTCTCCCGCCGCCCACCGCGCTTGAGGAGCTGCGCCCCAAGGCGCGCGAAGCGCTGCTGGCGGCGCGCGCCGTTTTCCTGGAAGAAGGGTATGACGGCGCCAAGATGGACACGATCGCGCGCGTCGCATCCTTGTCCAAGGCGACGCTCTATGCCCATTTCGCCAGCAAGAGCGATCTCTTCGAGGCGTTGATCCGGCACGAATGCCGCGCGGTGAATGCCAGCCTTTACAGGCCCGATCCGGGCAACCCCAGAATGACCGATGAACTGCGGAAGGTGGCTGCCAATTATCGCCAGATCTTCATCCACAAGGCCGGCATCGAACTCTATCGGATCCTCGTTCCCGTGGCGCCCCGCTTCCCCCGCCTCGCCCGCACCTTCTATGCCGAGGGTCCATCAGCCACGATCCGGCAATTGGCTGATTATCTCGGCGTGTTGCGCGACACCGGCCGACTGCGCCTGCCCGATGCGGACCTGGCCGCGCGCCAGTTTCTCGCGCTGGTGACCGAAGACATCAAGCTCAATGGCGCGCTGGGCCTGCCCGCGGCCAGCGCCCGCCAGACCGAGAAGATCATCACCAGCGGCATTGCCATGTTCGTGAGCGTCTATGCCGTCGCACAGCAGGACGAGAGAGTCACGGTGGACTGATCGCAGGGGAGAGGAGCGACACCCAGGCCGATCCCCGGCCGGAAGAGCCTTTCAGGGGACCGGCCCGCTGGTCCCTCGCACCTCTGGGAGTGGGCGATCCATGGCAAAGCGTGGCCCAAGATCGCAATGGCTGCTCCCATCGCCGCGCGTCGGGAAAGGCCACAGACCGGAACTCGCGTCGCCTCTCCGCGTTGGTTCTCGACACGCCTCATGGCCCTCTGCAACCCGGAGCCTGAAATGGATGTAACGCCGACCGCCGTCACCTGGGAAACGCCTGTTCTGGTGGAGACCCCGGTGGGCATGGAAGTGACAAGTTACGCCTCCGCGGAGATCGCCCGCGACGAGGACGACTAAGGAGCAAGCATGCGCGTCCTCCTGCTGGGGTCCGCCGCCGGAGGGGGCGTGCCGCAGTGGAACTGCCGATGCACGGTGTGCGAGCTGGCCCGCGCGGGGGACCCCCGCGTGCGCCCGCGCACCCAATGCGGCTTTGCGGTCAGCGCCGATGGCACAGACTGGGTGCTCGTGAACGCTTCTCCAGATCTGCGGCAGCAATTGCTTGCCGCGCCGGCACTCGCGCCCACCGGCTTAGTCCGCTCCTCTCCCATCCGCGGGGTGGTCCTGACCAATGGCGAACTGGACCATGTGGTCGGATTGCTCTGCCTGCGCGAGCGTCACTCGTTTGCCCTCTACGCCACCGCCGAAACCCATGCCGCGCTCGATGCCAACCCCATATTCGAGGCGCTCGGCAGGGACGTGGTGACGCGGGTCACGATGTCGGAGGGCGCGCCGATGGAGATCTCTGGATTGACGGTGGAGGCAATGGCCGTTGCGGGAAAGGTGCCGCTCTATCTTGAGGGCAAGACGCAGGCGCCCGCCAGTGCCGTCGCCCTCCACATCCGCCATGCCGGACGGGTCTGTGTAATCGCGCCCAACTGCGCCGCCGTCACCCATGAGCTTCGAGCCGCATGCGATAGGGCCGACCTTTTTTTCTTCGACGGCACCACCTTCACCGATGACGAGATGATCCACTCCGGCCTGTCTGAGAAAAGCGCCGGCCGCATGGGGCATGTTGCCATGGACGGTCCGCGGGGTTCTCTCGCGGCATTCCGTGGGCTCGATATCGGCCGGCGGGTCTATGTCCATATCAACAACAGCAATCCGGTGCTGATTGAGGATAGCCCCGAAAACCGCCAGGTCCGCGCCGCCGGCTGGGAGGTCGGTCACGATGGGATGGAGTTCGCGACATGAACCGGGCGGACTTCGAGGCGGCGCTGCGCGGCATTGGCGCGGAGCGTTATCACAATCTCCATCCGTTCCATCAGCGCCTGCATTCCGGCGCGTGCAGCAAGGCGCAAGTGCAGGCCTGGGCGCTCAACCGCTATTTCTACCAGTCCCGCCTGCCGCTTAAGGACGCCGCCATCCTCGGGCAGATGGACGAACCGGCCCTCCGCCGGGAATGGCGCCAGCGCATCTGCGACCATGACGGCACGGCGGCGGACCCCGGCGGCATCTCCCGCTGGCTGGCATTGACGGATGCCCTCGGGCTCGACCGTGACCTTGTCACGTCCACGCGCGCCATCCTTCCCATCACGCGTTTCGCGGTGGAGGCCTATGTCTCGTTCTGCCGGACGCGTCCGCTTCTGGAGGTCATCGCCTCATCCCTGACCGAGCTGTTTTCGCCCGCCATCATCGAGGAGCGGATGGCGGGCATGTTGCGCCATTACGACTTCGTGGATGCACGCGCACTGGCCTATTTTTCGGCCCGGCCGCCGCAGGCGAGCCGCGATGTGGCCTTCGCGCTGGGCTATGTGCTGGAGCACGCCACCTGCGACGCCCGCCAGGATGCCGCGCTCGCGGCCCTGCGCTTCAAGACCGATATCCTGTGGGCCCAACTCGACGCGCTGTGGCTCGCTTATGTGGAGTACAGGGCGCCCCCCGGGACGTGGCAGCCATGCCCGTAGCGCTCTTACCGGCCACACGCCCACGCCTGCCGCGCGGGGTGCGCCTGCGCCGGGACGCCAGCCGGGGATGGCTACTCCTGGCACCGGAGACGGTGTTCGAGGCCAATCACAGCGCGGCTGAGATCCTGGCGCTCTGCGACGGCCAGCATACCCTCGCCGAGGTGGTGGATGCCCTCGCCCCCCGCCATGGCGGCAATCGCGCGCGCATCCGGGAGGACGCGGAACGGCTGATTGGCGCCCTGCATCAGAAGCGGCTTTTGGACCTGTGAGCGCCATCGCCCCTCCCCTCGGCCTCCTGGCTGAGCTGACCCATCGCTGCCCCCTGGGCTGCCCCTATTGCTCCAACCCGCAAGCGCTCACGCCCAAAGCGGACGAACTCGACACCGAGGCTTGGTGCCGGGTGCTCGGCGAGGCCGCGGATCTGGGGGTGATTCACGTCCACCTGTCCGGAGGCGAACCTGCGGCACGTCCCGACCTCGTCCCTCTCATTTCACAGTGCACGCGCCTCGGCCTCTATTCCAACCTCATCACCTCGGCGGTGGGGCTCACCGCCGCGCGCGTTGCGCAGCTCTCCGATGCCGGGCTCGACCATGTGCAGATTTCCGTACAGGCTGCTGATGCGGCACGGGCGGACGCCATTGCCGGCTATGACGGCGCCTTCGCCCGCAAGCGCGAGATCGCCGCGCATGTGGTGGCGGCCGGCCTGCCTCTCACAGTCAATGCCGTGCTGCATCGCGCCAATCTCGACCAGATGGAGGGGCTAATCACCCTGGCGGTGGAGATGGGGGCGCGCCGCGTGGAACTGGCCCATGCCCAGTATTATGGCTGGGCACTGCTCAACCGGCCCGCGCTCCAGGCCGAAGCCGGCGCGGCGGGGGATGCCATTGCCATTGCCGAAACCCTGCGGGAGCGCTTTGCCGGGGTAATCGTGGTGGACCATGTGCTGCCCGACTATCATGCCACCTATCCCAAGGCGTGCATGGGCGGATGGGGGCGCCGGATCCTGAACATCACCCCGTCCGGCAGGGCCCTCCCCTGCCATGCGGCGGAAACCTTACCCGGGCTGGACTTCTGGTCGGTCACCGATCATTCCCTGTCCGACATCTGGCACCATTCTCCCGCCTTCAACGCGTTTCGCGGCACGCACTGGATGGAGGAGCCCTGCCGATCCTGTCCCAGAAAGGAGGTGGATTTCGGCGGCTGCCGGTGCCAGGCCATGGCCCTTTCCGGGCGCCCGCAGGCCACCGACCCGGTCTGCCGCTACGCGCCCGACCGCGCGAAGGTGGATGCGGCCCTTGCGCGTGAAGCCGGGCAGGCGCCCGCCCCCTACCGCTTCCGAAGGTGATGCGGCGGGGAAGACGGCGGTCAGCGATGCAATGGGGGGACGTCCGCACGGCGGGCACGGACACGGTCAATCTCGCTCGCCCGGTCCCTCGCCACTGAGCTTGCCTTCCTCCAGGGCAGTCTTGCGCACCACCCAGCCAAGGGTGAGGCCCTGCACCAGGATGGTGAACAGGACCACCGCATAGGTAGCCGCCAGGAGTGGCGCGCGCGCCGGCGTGCCGGTCAGAGACAGGGCGAGCGCCACCGAGATGCCCCCGCGCACACCGCCCCAGGTGAGCACGTAAAGGGTACCCCGGGCAAAGGTCTGCCAGCGGGCCAGCAGTGAAATGGAGATGGCAACCGATATGAACCGGCCCGCCAGAACCAGGGGAACGGCGAGGAGCCCCACCCACGCCATGGCCGGGTTGAAGCGCAGCACCAGCACCTCCAGCCCGATCAGCAAGAACAGGACCGCATTGAGAATGTCATCGATCAGCGTCCAGAAGCCGAAAACATAACGTTTCGTGCGGTCGCTCATGGCATAGGCGACGCCGCGATTGCCGATGAGTACGCCGGCCACCACCACTGCGATCGGCCCGCTCATGTGAAAAGCATCGGCCAGGGCATAGGTGGAGGTGACGAGGGCCAGTGAGATCATCACCTCGATCGAATAGTCGTCGATGGCGCGCATGGCCCGGTAAGCCACATAGCCGGTGGCAAGGCCGAGGAGCGCCCCGCCGCCCGCCTCCAGCACCAGCAGACGCAGGATGTGATAAAGGTTCGAGGCCGCCTCGCTGCCGCTCGCCATCTGTAGGGTGATGGTGAAGAGAACGACAGCGATGCCGTCATTGAAGAGCGCCTCGCCGCTCATGTCGGTCTCCAGCTTGACGGGAACATTGACCGACCGCAGCGTCGAGAGGACCGCGACCGGATCGGTCGGGGCGATGAGCGCGCCGAAGACGAGCGACCAGGCAAAGCTGACGGGCACGCCGAGCGCCGCGGTGCCGAGCCACAGGCCGGTGGCGATGATGAGGGTGGACAGGCCGACCCCGAGCGTCGCGAAGGCACCCACCACCAGCGCGCGACGGCGCAGGCGGCCGAAATCCACATGCAGAGCTCCCGCAAACAGCAGGAAGGCGAGCATGCCGTGCATCACCGCTTCGTAGAAGTCGATCTGCTGGAAACTTTCGGCCAGGGTCGCGTAGAGGGGAGTATCGGGGAACACGATCTCGATGGCGATCAGCAACAGCGATGCCCCGAGCCCCATCACCAGCAGGCCGATATTGTCCGGCAGCCGGAGCACCTGGTGGTTGAGCCATGCGAACGTCGCGGTCACGGTGAGAAGGCCGGCCAGGAGCTCAAACAATGAAAGCATGGGTCTGTCCCCGCGCCCGCCTGCGCTTCGTCAGCCTGGGGCCAATCCAGCGCGCTGCGCCTCCCTCACCATCGCGCCGCGCCACCTGGCGCGGCGACGCCCCGTCCAACGTCTGGAAAGCATCAACGTCACCCGGGGCTCATCGCGCCGCCCTCGCGCGATGAGCCCCGGGGCCAACGCTAGGGGCGTGTGGCGCCTACGCCGTGGGACTGCACGTCCGCATTTGCCGCCGCCGCGCGCACCGCACCAGCCGGCAGGGCATAGGCGATCACCTCGTCACCGATGGGCGTCTCCATGAAATGATGCCCGCCGGTCATGATCACCACATACTGCCGGCCGTCCACCTCATAGGTCATGGGCGTCGCCTGGCCGCCGGCGGGCAGCTTATCCTGCCAAACGGTCTTGCCGGTCTCCATGTCGATCGCCCGGATGAGATCGTCGGTGGCCGCTGCGATGAAGATGAGACCGCCCGCAGTCACCACCGCGCCGCCATTATTGGGTGTGCCGATGGTCACCGGCAGCATGGAGGGAATTCCGAACGGACCATTCTTCAGCGCCTGCCCCAAGGGCCGGTCCCACAGGGTTTCGCCAGTGGCAAGGTCGATCGCCCGGATGCCGCCATATGGCGGCTCCTTGCAGAGCAGGCCCGTCACCGGAAGGCGCCAGCCGGCGTTCACGTCGATGGCGAACGGCGTGCCCGCCTGCGGATCGCCTGCCCCCTCGGCGCCGCTGCCCAGGTCTCCGCCCCGGGCCTCGCTGCGCGGCGTCCAACCCTTGCGGTCAGCCTCCGCACGCGGAACGAGCCGGTTGTGGTTGGGCATGTCATTGTAATTGGCGATGATGATGCCGCGGCGCGGATCAACCGCAACCCCGCCCCAGTCCGAGCCGCCATTATAGCCGGGATACTCGATCCAATGGGTGTCGCTCGTGGGCGGGGTATAGATGCCTTCATAATGCGCCTGCCGGAACTGGATGCGGCAGAACATCTGGTCGATGGGCGACATGCCCCACATGGCGGCCTCCGTCAGCCTGGCCTTGCGCAGCGTGTGGTAGAGCGAGAAGGGTTGCGTCGGCGCGCGTTGGTCCGGCTCTACCCCACCCTGCGGCACCGGGCGCTCCTCGACGCCCGTCAGGGGCTGACCCGTGCGGCGGTCGAGGATGTAGATGTCGCCCTGCTTGCTGGGTAGCACGAGCGCGGGAACCACCCCGTTGGCGGAGGGGAAATCCACCAGCGTCGCTTGCGAGCCGAGGTCATAGTCCCACACATCCTTGTGCACGGTCTGGAAAGACCAGGCCACCCGTCCAGTAGTGACATCGATGGCCGTCAGCGATGTGGAGAAGGCATTTTCCGCCGGCG
This genomic interval from Aquabacter sp. L1I39 contains the following:
- a CDS encoding efflux RND transporter permease subunit — protein: MSSFTDIFIRRPVLSIVVSLLILVLGLRAMSSMPILQYPRTQNAIVTVSTTYPGADPDVVAGFITTPLENAIAQANGIDYMTSTSTTGTSTITVNLRLNYDTGKALTEINTKVNSVLNQLPSGTQQPVLTVKVGQTIDSMYIGFRSDAIAANQITDYLIRVVQPKLQAVTGVQTAELLGSKTFAMRAWLDPIRLAAYGVTASEVSTALSNNDYIASLGNTKGQMVQVNLTASTSLHNVDEFKNLIVKQANGAVVRLKDVANVTLGSDDYDSATMFSGRESVYIGIQIAPSANLLDVIAGVRAALPGIEAQLPTGLTMGVIYDASAFVNSSIEEVIHTLVEALAIVTLVVFAFLGSWRSVLIPVIAIPLSLIGTFLMMLAFGFSINLLTLLALVLAIGLVVDDAIIVVESVNHHMEEGMSARAAAFAAARQLANPIIAMTVVLIAVYVPIGFQGGLTGALFTEFAFTLVGAVTISAIVALTLTPMMSAHMLKPVDHAGGDLESRMVLAVDKVMGAVTAAYSRSLDSALNYLPVIAVFAGLVLSSIYWLYGTAQSELAPEEDQGIILAQSISAPNATLQQKLLYNRATYETFAKHPETETVFQVEAPSTSIAGWVLKPWDERKATTKQLQPMIQQELNQVAGQKIVAFQTSPLPGSNGLPMQIVIGTSDGFDKLNAVAAKFLQDALDTGLFIFLNNDLKIDQPQASIVIDREKTSLLGLSMSDVGGALSSLMGGGYVNYFSLDGRSYKVIPQVQQEARLNTDQVLDYYIRTSDGTMVPLSTVARIETKTVPESLNHFQQVNAATIAGVVAPGITTGDAITALKDLAQRTLPPGYTLDFGGASRQYVQESGGFVTTFAFALIVIFLSLAALFNSFRDPVVILLSVPMSLAGALIFISLGIGGASINIYTQVGLTTLMGLISKHGILMLEVANELQLEGKSKREAILAAATLRLRPILMTTAAMVLGVVPLIFASGAGAASRYNLGLVIATGLAIGTLFTLYVVPAAYVLMGQTHKREVEETAAEGASAPAA
- a CDS encoding efflux RND transporter periplasmic adaptor subunit; protein product: MKKRMILMLVAVGLIFGGLYGFQTFKATMIKQALASLKDPPQTVATMPAAVTPWQDTIKAVGSVRAEAGADLSLESSGIVAALNFKSGDEVKEGQVLLQLRNEQELANLEALKATANVSAIILNRDQEQLKIHAVSQATIDSDTANLKKALAQVAEQQAVVDKKTLTAPFSGRLGIRSVDLGQYVSAGTAVVTLQSLNPIFIDFYLPQQALAEVRTGQTVKASVDTYQGQAFEGTITAISPKVDSTSRNVQVRAEFRNDDHRLVPGMFATVEVSVGSPSPLVTVPQTAITANPYGDIAFVVEKKEGSATGLAVRQVFVKTGETRGDQIAVTSGLAAGDEVVVAGQMKLHNGSQVKINNTVLPTDNPSPSIIDK
- a CDS encoding efflux transporter outer membrane subunit, coding for MLSTLLLLSGCMVGPDFVAPDAPRVNGYLPGGPPQATASADVHGGASQAFQQGRDLPGEWWRVFRNKQINAFVEEAVRNHPDIAAAQAALRAARENALAEEGALFPQVSASGSPSRQVSSLASQGESGNTSPYNLYNASVSVTYALDAWGGTRRQVEALQAQAEYQRYQLEATYLSLTANVVTAAITDASLRAQIDATNDIIKSEEEQLTLVKRQFELGAVTQSDVLSQQSNLAQTQATLPPLQKQLAQQRNQLMAYLGRLPSEDRGEHVTLASLTLPRDLPVSLPSALVRQRPDIASAEASLHKATATVGVNVANMLPQIQLSGSYGRAGLTPDSLFNPGTAAWSIAASAAQTVFDGGTLFHDKESAIASREQAFAQYKSTVISAFKDVADALRAIQTDADTLKAQLAYERAAQESVKISRTQYLAGAVTYPSVLTSEQNYQQAVIARVKAQALRFSDTAALFQALGGGWWNRVDQTAQSTPRTHAGYFQDH
- a CDS encoding TetR/AcrR family transcriptional regulator; translation: MSDLDPTLPPPTALEELRPKAREALLAARAVFLEEGYDGAKMDTIARVASLSKATLYAHFASKSDLFEALIRHECRAVNASLYRPDPGNPRMTDELRKVAANYRQIFIHKAGIELYRILVPVAPRFPRLARTFYAEGPSATIRQLADYLGVLRDTGRLRLPDADLAARQFLALVTEDIKLNGALGLPAASARQTEKIITSGIAMFVSVYAVAQQDERVTVD
- the pqqA gene encoding pyrroloquinoline quinone precursor peptide PqqA — translated: MDVTPTAVTWETPVLVETPVGMEVTSYASAEIARDEDD
- the pqqB gene encoding pyrroloquinoline quinone biosynthesis protein PqqB, whose translation is MRVLLLGSAAGGGVPQWNCRCTVCELARAGDPRVRPRTQCGFAVSADGTDWVLVNASPDLRQQLLAAPALAPTGLVRSSPIRGVVLTNGELDHVVGLLCLRERHSFALYATAETHAALDANPIFEALGRDVVTRVTMSEGAPMEISGLTVEAMAVAGKVPLYLEGKTQAPASAVALHIRHAGRVCVIAPNCAAVTHELRAACDRADLFFFDGTTFTDDEMIHSGLSEKSAGRMGHVAMDGPRGSLAAFRGLDIGRRVYVHINNSNPVLIEDSPENRQVRAAGWEVGHDGMEFAT